In the Candidatus Dormiibacterota bacterium genome, AAAAGAGGAGCACTATAGCCAGGGCAGCAGCAGATAAGATACCTAAATAAATTTTTGGGTGAGTTAAGTTCATTCCGGCAGGTCCTCATATAACTTATTAATAATATCGTTCATTCCTTTGTCTCGGCAGTCAGCGTATCCGCCCCCCTGGTGAACCCCATTTTTTATACAGCCGCGATCAATATGGAGATGGGGGTCCGAAAAGGCAGGCTTGGTACACTCTCTCCTTCCTATCTCCGCTACCTTGGAGCCGGAGGTAACATTTTGGCCATTTCTTACGCTCGGCCTTTGAAGGTGGGTATAGTAGTAATGAAACTTATCCTTAGAAACCAACTGAAATGAGTAGCAGCCCTTAACACCGTTATAAATATGCAATAATTCAATCGTACCATCACTAATGGCGTATACAGGAGTTCCTGCTACTTTGTCGCCCCCGGGTTTACGTGAAATATCAAAAGCGGCGGAACCATCGTGATGGCATGAGTCCGAAGAGCAGGGCAATTGGCTCATCCAGATAACTCCCCCATTTTGGCTTTTCCTTTGCGGGCTGACCGGGAAAGAGTAGCCTTCGGCACTAACGCTTCCGTTTTGAGAGCTGCATATTCCTACTTCTCCTTGTGAGCTCAAAGGACCACCACCTGGTTTAGAGGTTTTAGCTTCAACAAATTTATCACTTTCAGGCAACCAGCCTTTTGCAAAATCGGTTGCGATTAACCAATAAACCATTCTCACGTAATCGGAGTTCTGGTCTCCCTTAGGAAGGTTTTTTAGCAAAGTACCGTCAGGCGCACCACGTCCATTATAGTTAGCCGCAAAGGAGAGCAAGTTATTGCCATTACGTTCAAACACCACCGCTTCAAAAGACGCTTCAGCATCTCCGTCATAGCCCTTATTGGCCAACGGTTTACCGGCTGATCCTCTGTGGTGAATAAATGCCGCATGAACAGCGTCTTTGGGATTCTCTCGATCTTTAACACCGTCCCCATCTCCATCCCGGCCCATACTGTTCCAGCTGGTATCAATAAATTGCCATGGTCCATCAGCGCCGGCATCGGAATCGGGCCAGTCGGAGGTCTTATACTCTGGCCAACCCCGCCACTCAGCCCACAAAACCGCTGCCACCAACCTAGGGTCAGCATCAGGGTGCTTGGGGGCTGCCGAGGCTATTAAGTCACGCCAAACAGGCGGAATATTTGCCGATAAATTGCCGCCACCACCGACGCTAGTGGCATCGCTACAAAGCTCACTGGGGTCGTAGAAGGCTGTATCATAATTCACCGAATGCCTATCATCCGAACTGATAGCAAGAACGCTTTGGGCGGGGGCTAGCAATAAAACTAATGTAATCAGAATTCGCTTCATTTAGCGCCCACCCACCGAGTAATGCCAATGGCCATTATTTGTACAGTTCTCATTGTTATGAGAAACTCCATACTTTCTACCTACCTCATCTGCCTTGGCGGTGTCTAGTGGGCATCCGAAGTCCACAGCTTTGCCTTTGTAGTGATTACTGGTTGATGATGAATGGCATTGCCCGAATAGTGAATTCAGCTTGTAGTGGTAGGTTTGGCCAAGTTCCTCCAGAAATTGAAGTAATTTGGGATCTGGCTGAATTTCACTAGGCATAGCAAACCCGCAGCGTGTGGTGCCGCTAGCCGGCT is a window encoding:
- a CDS encoding peptidoglycan DD-metalloendopeptidase family protein, translated to MKRILITLVLLLAPAQSVLAISSDDRHSVNYDTAFYDPSELCSDATSVGGGGNLSANIPPVWRDLIASAAPKHPDADPRLVAAVLWAEWRGWPEYKTSDWPDSDAGADGPWQFIDTSWNSMGRDGDGDGVKDRENPKDAVHAAFIHHRGSAGKPLANKGYDGDAEASFEAVVFERNGNNLLSFAANYNGRGAPDGTLLKNLPKGDQNSDYVRMVYWLIATDFAKGWLPESDKFVEAKTSKPGGGPLSSQGEVGICSSQNGSVSAEGYSFPVSPQRKSQNGGVIWMSQLPCSSDSCHHDGSAAFDISRKPGGDKVAGTPVYAISDGTIELLHIYNGVKGCYSFQLVSKDKFHYYYTHLQRPSVRNGQNVTSGSKVAEIGRRECTKPAFSDPHLHIDRGCIKNGVHQGGGYADCRDKGMNDIINKLYEDLPE